In Microbacterium pumilum, the following proteins share a genomic window:
- a CDS encoding metalloregulator ArsR/SmtB family transcription factor, with product MVQQADLDRAFAALADSNRRDVLQRLGDGPLPISALASAAGMTVTGMAKHIHVLEVAGLVTTEKIGRTRQCRLGGERLDGAMTWISYYQRLWERRLDGLDAFFTLQKGTDR from the coding sequence ATGGTTCAACAAGCCGATCTCGATAGAGCATTCGCTGCACTCGCGGACAGCAATCGCCGCGACGTCCTCCAGCGACTCGGAGACGGACCTCTGCCGATTTCCGCACTCGCAAGCGCCGCGGGGATGACGGTGACGGGCATGGCCAAGCACATCCATGTGCTGGAGGTCGCCGGGCTGGTGACGACCGAGAAGATCGGCCGCACACGGCAATGTCGGCTCGGCGGCGAGCGATTGGACGGCGCGATGACGTGGATCAGCTACTACCAGCGTCTCTGGGAGCGGCGTCTGGACGGTCTCGACGCGTTCTTCACCCTGCAGAAAGGAACCGACCGATGA
- a CDS encoding SRPBCC domain-containing protein, with amino-acid sequence MSDTTTPLELRISRMLPATPEEVFDAYTDAEKQKIWFSILDARPGIVEIDVDLRVGGTQIAIWGADPDNLFRETQTFLEIDRPHRLVTESTGSSPDGMTMTTRIEITFDVEGDGTRMTVVQTGFPIPEIRDFFVDEVWNGALARITAYLERHR; translated from the coding sequence ATGAGCGACACGACGACACCCCTCGAGCTGCGCATCTCCCGGATGCTGCCGGCTACGCCGGAGGAGGTGTTCGACGCCTACACGGATGCCGAGAAGCAGAAGATCTGGTTCTCCATCCTCGACGCGCGCCCCGGCATCGTCGAGATCGACGTGGACCTGCGCGTCGGCGGCACCCAGATCGCGATCTGGGGTGCAGACCCGGACAACCTCTTCCGTGAGACGCAGACCTTCCTCGAGATCGACCGACCACACCGACTGGTGACCGAGTCGACCGGGTCGAGCCCGGACGGGATGACGATGACGACCCGCATCGAGATCACCTTCGATGTCGAAGGCGACGGCACCCGGATGACCGTCGTGCAGACCGGCTTCCCGATTCCCGAGATCCGCGACTTCTTCGTCGACGAAGTCTGGAACGGTGCGCTCGCCCGTATCACCGCCTACCTCGAGCGCCACAGGTAG
- a CDS encoding DUF998 domain-containing protein, which yields MSRSSRALLTGAVVATPLFVVLWAVQAFNRDGFRPTYHPISLLSLGDGGWAQIVNFVLVGLLISGGGIGLSRTLGSGRLARWISILVILMGIGLVIAGLFVTDAGGGFPAGAPEGAPVMSWHGAVHEVGFILTQLAFLAAGITLAVLFARNRRRGWAAACIAAVVAAMLVPALGDLETLAIRLFISSVIEMGLISAVALGTLLGRVSGPTQDSMPAVTYAEPHGSTSRSR from the coding sequence ATGTCCAGATCATCGCGCGCTCTGCTTACCGGCGCCGTCGTCGCAACACCCCTCTTCGTCGTGCTGTGGGCGGTGCAGGCCTTCAACCGCGACGGATTCCGTCCGACCTACCACCCGATCAGCCTTTTGAGCCTCGGTGATGGGGGATGGGCGCAGATCGTCAACTTCGTCCTGGTGGGTCTGCTCATCTCTGGAGGCGGCATCGGGCTCAGCCGCACGCTCGGGAGCGGGCGGCTCGCGCGATGGATCAGCATTCTCGTCATCTTGATGGGCATCGGACTCGTCATCGCGGGACTGTTCGTGACCGACGCCGGGGGAGGATTCCCGGCCGGGGCACCGGAGGGTGCGCCCGTGATGAGCTGGCACGGCGCGGTGCACGAGGTGGGCTTCATCCTCACGCAACTCGCTTTCCTGGCGGCGGGTATCACTCTCGCGGTGCTGTTCGCACGCAATCGCCGGCGGGGGTGGGCGGCCGCGTGCATCGCCGCCGTCGTGGCAGCGATGCTCGTGCCCGCGTTGGGCGACCTCGAGACGCTCGCGATCAGACTCTTCATCTCCTCAGTGATCGAAATGGGACTGATCTCGGCTGTCGCCCTCGGAACGCTGCTCGGGCGGGTCAGCGGCCCCACGCAAGATTCGATGCCGGCTGTGACCTATGCTGAACCGCATGGTTCAACAAGCCGATCTCGATAG
- a CDS encoding MFS transporter encodes MPGPGILVPVDWTGPRLSRTIGLDAPGWRTWTVWTVGLLAYVVAIVNRTSLSSVGVDAQVRFDADASALSMFAVIQLAVYGAMQIPVGLLLDRFGARPIITIGMILMAVGQGVMAFADVVPIGILARVLIGAGDAAVFPSVLRVIATWFPAQRAPVLVQLTGIVGQLGQIVALVPLALLLHATSWSIAFGSLAALAVLFAVLTFAVIRNRPPQRKADPVDLSVNTDTGAIMVVRSSADLREGFRASWSHPATRLGFWSHFTTPFAGTAFMLLWGFPFLTSGEGLTPATASLVMTSLVVFGILSGPVIGALSSRHPTRRSRWLVLPTVAFQAISWLAVILWPGPAPVWLLVILMFALATGGPASMIAFDHARTFNPSHRLSTATGIVNGGGFLAALLAILFIGLALDLQGAGTPATYSLDAFRIAFLTQVPLWLIGSIAIIVERSRTVRHIGGVDNFPRS; translated from the coding sequence ATGCCGGGTCCCGGCATCCTCGTACCCGTCGACTGGACAGGACCCCGCTTGTCGCGAACGATCGGCCTGGATGCACCGGGCTGGCGCACGTGGACGGTCTGGACGGTCGGCCTCCTGGCCTACGTCGTCGCAATCGTCAACCGCACGTCGCTGTCGTCGGTCGGCGTCGATGCGCAGGTGAGGTTCGACGCTGATGCCTCGGCGCTGTCGATGTTCGCCGTGATCCAGCTCGCGGTATACGGCGCGATGCAGATCCCCGTGGGGCTGCTTCTCGACCGGTTCGGCGCGCGGCCGATCATCACGATCGGAATGATCCTCATGGCGGTCGGCCAGGGCGTCATGGCGTTCGCGGATGTCGTGCCCATCGGCATCCTCGCGCGTGTCCTCATCGGGGCCGGGGACGCAGCCGTGTTCCCCAGCGTCCTGCGTGTCATCGCAACATGGTTCCCCGCGCAGCGCGCGCCGGTGCTCGTGCAGCTGACGGGGATCGTCGGCCAGCTCGGACAGATCGTGGCGCTGGTCCCGCTCGCCCTGCTGCTTCACGCCACTTCGTGGAGCATCGCATTCGGCAGCCTCGCCGCACTCGCTGTGCTCTTCGCCGTGCTGACGTTCGCGGTCATCCGCAACCGACCACCTCAGCGCAAGGCCGACCCCGTGGACTTGTCTGTCAACACCGACACCGGCGCGATCATGGTCGTCAGGTCGTCCGCCGATCTGCGCGAAGGATTTCGCGCGTCGTGGAGCCACCCGGCGACGCGCCTCGGCTTCTGGTCGCACTTCACGACGCCCTTCGCGGGCACGGCATTCATGCTGCTGTGGGGGTTTCCGTTCCTCACCTCAGGTGAGGGCCTCACGCCCGCCACCGCATCGCTCGTCATGACCTCGCTCGTCGTCTTCGGAATCCTCAGTGGCCCGGTCATCGGCGCCCTCTCCAGTCGACATCCGACCAGACGATCGCGCTGGCTCGTGCTGCCGACCGTCGCATTCCAGGCGATCTCGTGGCTCGCCGTCATCCTCTGGCCCGGGCCGGCGCCCGTGTGGCTGCTCGTCATCCTGATGTTCGCGCTGGCCACGGGCGGCCCCGCGTCGATGATCGCGTTCGACCACGCGCGCACCTTCAACCCGAGTCACCGTCTCAGCACAGCGACCGGCATCGTGAACGGCGGAGGCTTCCTCGCAGCGCTGCTCGCGATCCTCTTCATCGGCCTCGCCCTCGATCTCCAGGGCGCCGGCACGCCCGCGACCTACTCCCTCGACGCCTTTCGCATCGCATTCCTCACCCAGGTGCCGCTGTGGCTCATCGGCTCGATTGCGATCATCGTCGAGCGAAGCCGTACGGTGCGCCACATCGGCGGCGTCGACAACTTCCCGCGCAGCTGA
- a CDS encoding TIGR03618 family F420-dependent PPOX class oxidoreductase, producing the protein MASIDSLTEDGRRFVSDYHLATLSTIGHTGGIHVVAVGYTIDEGIVRIITSDGSQKVRNIERDARATVAQVSGPQWLSIAGSAVIERDVDAVAHAVALYARRYRQPRVNPRRVVIRLVPDRVLGSAGLFA; encoded by the coding sequence ATGGCATCGATCGACTCCCTGACCGAGGATGGCCGCCGATTCGTTTCGGACTACCACCTCGCGACTCTTTCGACGATCGGGCACACCGGCGGCATCCATGTCGTCGCGGTCGGCTACACGATCGATGAGGGTATCGTGCGCATCATCACGAGCGACGGCAGCCAGAAGGTGCGCAACATCGAGCGCGATGCACGTGCGACGGTGGCGCAGGTGTCAGGCCCGCAGTGGCTCAGCATCGCGGGCTCGGCTGTCATCGAACGGGACGTGGATGCGGTGGCCCACGCGGTAGCGCTCTACGCGCGCCGCTATCGGCAGCCCCGCGTGAATCCGCGGCGTGTTGTCATTCGACTCGTACCTGATCGCGTCCTGGGTTCCGCGGGACTGTTTGCATGA